The Corynebacterium freiburgense region GGGACCTCCGCACACTCATGGACACTGCTCCACGTCAATGAAGACGGCACCCCCAATGAAGAAGCCGCATTCCGCAGCCAAATAGAAGCTCTTGGCGTAGAAACAACTCTCCTTGTAGATACCTATGACATTGCCCGTGGTGTTGAAACAGCAATTAAAGTAGCAGGCCCCGAACTTGGCGGCGTGCGTATCGACTCCGGCGACCTCGGTGTACTTACCCGCCAAGTACGCCAACAACTCGACTCCCTTGGTGCCCACAACACTAAAATCGTAGTCTCCAGCGACCTCGACGAATTTACTATTGCAGGACTCCGAGGCGACCCTGTCGACGTATTTGGCGTAGGCACCTCCGTAGTCACAGGTTCAGGCGCCCCAACCGCAGGCATGGTATACAAACTGGTCGAAGTAGACGGCATGCCTGTATCCAAGCGCTCCCGAAATAAAAAGAGTGTTGGTGGTGCAAAACGAGCCCTCCGCGCACACCGAAACTCCGGTACTGCAGTTGAAGAAATCGTGTATCCATTCCACGCTGAAAGCCCCAATATTGGCACCCTTAATGCCCACGAACTCACCGTGCCTTTTATCCGCGACGGCGAAGCAGTTGAAGGCCTACCAACCCTGAAAGAATCCCGCGACTACCTGGCAAAACAACTTGTCACCCTACCGTGGGAAGGCTTGGCCCTATCACGCGACGAACCCGTTTTAAACACACGATTTGTTGGCTTTGAACAATAACAATCTTTAGTACATGGCTTGGTGCCTTACATGCCTTTGGTGTTTTACCCCAGGCTAGTTTCAGCGTGTTTGGACTGGGGTACGCTTATCACGCTGAAACCCGGCCCACAGTGATACACAAAAACCACTTAGCCCAAGCACTAGCCACATAATCAGGGCAGACCCCGAAAAATCCCAGACCATTGGGATTGGCTTATTCGCATCCGCATATTCAAAACCAATGCCAAACGCGACGGCAAAGTAGACGAACGCGGCCGTTGCAAGTGTAAAGCACGCAGCAATAAATGTACGGCGCCAACGAGCCCCTTGGCTATAAAGCGCGGCGCCAACAATCACCACTGTGATTGCAAGAGGCGCAGTGTACTGAGCCCAGAAGAAATTCCAAGACACAAAACCTAGAATGACCCACACCAAAAGCGTCATGCCTGCCCCTCGGTCCCCAACCAAAGCCGCGCACATTTCTTGCAGACGCCACGTACATCCACGCCTCAGCGCGGCTCGGGCAATACGGCGGCGCTCTTGCCTGGAAGATGCCTCGCTAAAGCACCTACCCCAAAAAATTACATCCGAACTGGCCATATTGAGCTCCGCCAAACGAAACCAGAAATACTCACTACCACGAAGTCCTGCCCGAGATACGTCCCACGAAATAGACAAATACGCCATACCTAGCACGCAAACCACAAAACTCAATGGAACAAGCGAGAATATGATAGGCGAATCAAATAAAAAATGATCCCCTGAAGGGGCGTAGAACAAAGGATTGGACACACTACTGCCAGCCAAAAAAGCCAACGCCATAACAAGACGCGGCACAATTGGATGGCTAAAACCAAGAAAAATACCCGCAAGAACTACCGGAATTAGCAACACAACTGTAAGCGGAAACAATGCCAGCGAAGCGATAGCAATCCACGCAACGAATCCCAAAAGGATTCCACGCTCACCTAAAAGTACCCCACTAAAACCAAGAAACCCTGCACCTAATTTGGCCATTGCGCCTTTGGGCGATAAACCCCCCTCCTCGGCCTTTGAGTCAACTACAAAATTTTCTGGCACTATCTCTGAAATTTCTAACACCTCATTGCTTAACCCAGCACACTCTGACGGAATCTCCACATTCCGCCCACACACCAACCTAAACAATATATTCTTTTAGCACTAGAGGAGAGTTGGGATTTAAGTGGTGGTGTAGCAGGTGGGCACCGCTTGGTATTAGGCACCGCTTGGTGCCGGAGCTGTAGAGCAGCCACCGAGTGCGCCGGGCAACCGGGCCACCGAGTGCGAGCCGCAAGAAAAGTGCAGGTCAACGGGCTGGGTGATACAAAAAGGGCAACTTTTTCAAAAACTCCTCCCTTTTGTACCAATCGCCATTTTCTGACCTGCGGTTTTAGCCCGGCCAATGATACAAAAAGGGCAACTTTTTCAAAAACTCCTCCCTTTTATATCAAAAGCGAAGCTCGTAATATATTCCGCCACTCCTCCCGCCACTCCTTCCGCCACTCCGTGACAATTCACAACCAGGAAACTAAACACAACGTAGGTAATCTTTCGTCATTGCGATACACCCTAGCCATTCCCCCTCACTGCCAACCTTTGCACCTCAGCGCATAGTGGTTTTATTTAGATGTTATCTGGCGCGCGGTTATTGCATCCCCACCCCCTTGCCCCTCTGGAAGGCACTTGTTACGCCCGAAGGTTCTACAATGTGTTAGCCGCTCCCCTGTTTGTTGTAGAAAGTCCGCCCATGTCTGATCAGTCGCTCACGCCTTCAACTGAGGATCTACTCGCGGCAGCTGTCGAAAGTATTGGCGGGCAACCACGTGCTGGACAGCTTCGCATGGCGCAGGCAGTATCAACCGCACTGGATATCGAACGGCATTTGGCAGTTCAGGCTGGCACAGGTACTGGTAAATCGCTTGCGTATTTGGTTCCTGCAATTCGTTATGCTCAGGCGACGAATTCTACTGTGGTTGTTTCAACCGCAACGATTGCACTGCAGCGTCAGCTCGTCGATCGTGACCTCCCCCGGCTTGCCGACGCCCTGGAGCCACTGTTGGCACGCCGCCCAACGTTTGCCATTTTAAAAGGGCGTTCGAATTATCTTTGCCTTAATAAAATAAGTCATATTGACGATGAGCCTGATGCGTTACTCGATGAATCTGAAATTTCTTGGCTTGGCCGAAATGTAAAGCGCCTTTACGAATGGTCACAGGAGACTGAAATTGGTGATCGGGATTCTTTAGAGCCGGGGGTTCCGGACCTCGCTTGGCGTCAAGTCAGTGTGACTGCAAAGGAATGTTTAGGGGCTCCGCGTTGCCCTCATGGTGAAGAGTGCTTTGCAGAGCTCGCCC contains the following coding sequences:
- a CDS encoding nicotinate phosphoribosyltransferase gives rise to the protein MLQASLADGTAHRQCSFEVFGRRLPNERRYGVVAGTARVLRAVRDFVFTDEQLADLDFLDERTLEYLRNYKFQGHIDGYREGELYFPYSPLLTIRGTFAECVILETVILSIMNSDSAVASAAARMVTAADGRHIIEMGSRRTHEYAAVTASRAAYLAGFDATSNLEAAHRYGIPASGTSAHSWTLLHVNEDGTPNEEAAFRSQIEALGVETTLLVDTYDIARGVETAIKVAGPELGGVRIDSGDLGVLTRQVRQQLDSLGAHNTKIVVSSDLDEFTIAGLRGDPVDVFGVGTSVVTGSGAPTAGMVYKLVEVDGMPVSKRSRNKKSVGGAKRALRAHRNSGTAVEEIVYPFHAESPNIGTLNAHELTVPFIRDGEAVEGLPTLKESRDYLAKQLVTLPWEGLALSRDEPVLNTRFVGFEQ